In Synechococcales cyanobacterium T60_A2020_003, the sequence TGAAGCGACAGTTCTGGCCCCTTTGAATTCATTGCAGCGGTAGCAGGCGTCAGCTAAGTTGGCCGCATCATCTTGGCCACCCAAGGAGAGGGGCTGAATATGGTCCATAACCAAAGGCGTACCAGTCAGACGCGAAGAGGTTTTGCAATACTCACAACGCTGCTCTGCGCGTGTGATGATTTGCTGCCGTAGACGCTCCGGAATCCCCATACAGAAAGAAAGCTCATACCGCGTCAGGACTGTTTAGTTTCTGCCCACGCCAACGCAGAATCGACCAAGCGTAAGCTTTCTGAAGCATTAACTGATCAGCACTGTGGCGCAGATGGGTCAGTTCTTCGCGTTCTGCGGGACTAAGTTGATTAGCCGCATTTTGTGCCAGTAGCAACTCGTGCCGTGCAAATTG encodes:
- a CDS encoding HNH endonuclease — encoded protein: MGIPERLRQQIITRAEQRCEYCKTSSRLTGTPLVMDHIQPLSLGGQDDAANLADACYRCNEFKGARTVASDPETQQIVPLFNPRTQLWREHFEWRNGGTQIIGLTSVGRATAIALRLNNENLVTARSIWIEFGWHPPREE